The Vannielia litorea genome segment CTAGCAGACCCACCGTGCCGAGGGGTTAACGCGGGGCCGTTAACTTTGGAAGCGTTAACCAGCATATCCCATGCACATCTGATGCACATTCCATACATACGCGGTTTTCGCACAGAATCGGCGGGTTAACGGCGCGGGCTGTGCGTGTGTGGGGGGGAGCGGTGATTGGGATCGCCTTGCCCGGTGCGCGCCGAAGGCGCCGGGCAGCGCCGTCCCGCCCCACGGGGCGGCGCTTGGGTGAGGTTGGGGGGAACCTCAGGGGGAAGATGACTGCTGCGCGATAAAGTGGCATGCACGTTCGTTGTGAGCGCCACCCCACGGGACGGCGCTGACCAGCGCGCACCGGGCGGGGGCACGGGCAACAGCGCGACACTTTCACCGCCCCCTCTGGTGCTCCGGTCAAATCGCCCTTATCTGCCCCGCACGCGCTTGCATCGGCCCTGACCGGGCCATAGGGTGCGCGCCGACATGCCCGCCCCACGTGCGGGGACCGCAAAAACAAGACCAAGAAGGAGCTCCCATGGAGGGCTTTCAATCTATCGTCCCGCTGATCCTGATCTTCGGGATCATGTACTTTCTGCTCATCCGTCCGCAGCAAAAGAAGCTGAAGGAGCATCAGGCGATGGTCTCCGCGCTGCGCCGGGGCGACCAGGTGATCACGCAGGGCGGGATCGTCGGCAAGGTGACCAAGGTGCGCGACGACAACGAGGTCGAGGTCGAGATCGCCGAGGGCGTGAAGGTGCGGGTGGTCAAATCCACCGTGGCCCAGGTGCTCAGCAAGACCGAACCGGCGGCAGACGCCAAAGCATAAATCAGCCTCCCGAGCGGGGCGCGGCGACAGACCGGCGGGGGCACGATGCTTCAGATTTCTTTCTTCAACCGGCTGGTGATCTGGCTGCTGGTGGCCGTTGGGCTGCTGGTGGCGATGCCGAACGCCTTTTACTCCCGCGTGGAGAGCCACAATGACGCCGTGGCGGCGATCGAGAGTGGCGGGGCCACGCCCGAGCTGGAGGCCGATGCGGCCAAGTGGCCGGGGCTGCTCCCCAACAACCTCGTGAACCTCGGACTGGACCTGCGGGGCGGCGCGCATTTGCTGGGCCGCGTGCAGGTTGAAGAGGTCTATGCCGAGCGGATGAAGGCGATGTGGCCCGAGGTGCGCGATGCGCTGCGCGACGAGCGCGGCACCATCGGCACCATCCGCCGGGTCGACGGCCCCGAAGATCAGCTGCGCATTCGGGTTCAGAACTCCGACCAGATGGCCGCCGCGATGGACAAGGTCCGGGGGCTGGCGCGGCAGGTGGTTTCGCTCTCCTATCCGGGCGCGACCGATATCGAGGTGAGTGCCGAGGGTGATGTGCTGGTGGTCCAGCTGAGCCAGGCCGAGCGCGAGCTGAGCGATCAGCGCACTGTGCAGCAGAGCCTCGAGATCATCCGCCGCCGGGTTGACGAGGTCGGCACCCGCGAGCCGACGATTCAGCGGCAGGGCAGCGACCGTATTATCATTCAGGTGCCGGGCATCGGCTCGGCGCAGGAGCTGAAAGACCTGATTGGCACCACCGCCAAGCTGACCTTCCATCCGGTGGTGCAGCGGGTCTCCAGCCCCGATGCAGACGCCACTGGCCGCACTGTGACCCTGCCAAGCGCCGACCCCTCGGAAGAGGGCGTGTATTACGTGCTGGAGGAGAACCCGGTAGTCACCGGCGAAGAGCTGGTGGACGCGCAGCCCGACTTCGACCAGAACGGCCAGCCGGCGGTGAACTTCCGGTTCAATGCCAGCGGGGCGCGCAAGTTCGGGGATTACACCGCCGAGAACGTGGGCAGCCCCTTTGCCATCGTGCTTGATGGCGAGGTGATCAGCGCGCCGGTGATCCGGCAGCATATTCCGGGCGGCACCGGCATCATCTCGGGCAACTTCACCGTGCAGGAAAGCTCCGACCTTGCGGTGCTGCTCCGCGCGGGTGCGTTGCCTGCGGGCATGGACTTTTTGCAAGAGCGCACGATTGGCCCCGAGCTTGGGGCGGACAGCATCCGCGCGGGCGCCATTGCCTGCGTTGTGGCCTTTGCCGCCGTGCTGGTGTTCATGGCGCTCAGCTACGGGCTCTTCGGGATTTTCGCCAACATCGCGCTGCTTATCAACGTGGGCCTGATCTTTGGCCTGCTCAGCACCATCGGCGCTACGCTG includes the following:
- the yajC gene encoding preprotein translocase subunit YajC, which encodes MEGFQSIVPLILIFGIMYFLLIRPQQKKLKEHQAMVSALRRGDQVITQGGIVGKVTKVRDDNEVEVEIAEGVKVRVVKSTVAQVLSKTEPAADAKA
- the secD gene encoding protein translocase subunit SecD — protein: MLQISFFNRLVIWLLVAVGLLVAMPNAFYSRVESHNDAVAAIESGGATPELEADAAKWPGLLPNNLVNLGLDLRGGAHLLGRVQVEEVYAERMKAMWPEVRDALRDERGTIGTIRRVDGPEDQLRIRVQNSDQMAAAMDKVRGLARQVVSLSYPGATDIEVSAEGDVLVVQLSQAERELSDQRTVQQSLEIIRRRVDEVGTREPTIQRQGSDRIIIQVPGIGSAQELKDLIGTTAKLTFHPVVQRVSSPDADATGRTVTLPSADPSEEGVYYVLEENPVVTGEELVDAQPDFDQNGQPAVNFRFNASGARKFGDYTAENVGSPFAIVLDGEVISAPVIRQHIPGGTGIISGNFTVQESSDLAVLLRAGALPAGMDFLQERTIGPELGADSIRAGAIACVVAFAAVLVFMALSYGLFGIFANIALLINVGLIFGLLSTIGATLTLPGIAGIVLTIGMAVDANVLVFERIREELKTAKGPSRAISLGYEKALSAIIDANITTFITAAILFVLGSGPVRGFSVTLALGIITSVFTAIYVTRLLIVTWFERARPKTIEV